A window of Hymenobacter aerilatus contains these coding sequences:
- the cmk gene encoding (d)CMP kinase, whose amino-acid sequence MRQLVIAIDGHSSCGKSTTAKAVAAELGYAYIDTGAMYRAVTLYLLEHSIAFDDLPHIEEALHQMQISFKRNRKTGRNELCLDGKVREDEIRQMRISNSVSEVSVIPAVRHALVRQQQQMGRKRGIVMDGRDIGTTVFPDAEVKIFMTADTHTRATRRQEELAVKNEVVELADIIDNLEKRDHIDSTRAESPLRRASDAVLLDTSHMTIDEQVDFVLERVSAALFAPVAASSERNGG is encoded by the coding sequence CGCCAGCTCGTTATTGCCATTGATGGTCACTCCTCCTGTGGCAAGAGTACCACGGCCAAGGCCGTAGCTGCCGAGCTAGGCTACGCGTACATCGACACTGGGGCCATGTATCGGGCCGTGACGCTCTACTTGCTGGAGCACAGCATTGCCTTCGACGACCTACCACATATAGAGGAGGCCCTGCACCAGATGCAGATTTCCTTTAAGCGCAACCGCAAAACTGGCCGCAACGAGCTGTGCCTCGATGGCAAAGTGCGCGAGGACGAAATTCGGCAAATGCGTATTTCCAACTCCGTAAGTGAGGTGTCGGTGATTCCGGCTGTGCGCCACGCCCTAGTGCGCCAGCAACAGCAAATGGGCCGTAAGCGCGGTATTGTGATGGATGGCCGCGACATTGGCACCACCGTGTTTCCCGATGCTGAGGTCAAGATTTTTATGACAGCCGATACCCACACCCGCGCCACACGCCGGCAGGAAGAGTTGGCTGTGAAAAACGAAGTAGTAGAGCTGGCCGACATCATCGACAACCTCGAAAAGCGCGACCACATCGACTCTACCCGCGCCGAAAGCCCCTTGCGCCGCGCCTCCGATGCCGTGCTGCTCGACACCTCGCACATGACCATCGACGAGCAAGTGGATTTTGTACTGGAACGTGTTTCGGCTGCATTGTTTGCCCCCGTGGCGGCTAGCAGTGAACGGAATGGCGGCTAA